Genomic DNA from Pygocentrus nattereri isolate fPygNat1 chromosome 11, fPygNat1.pri, whole genome shotgun sequence:
gtaggcaCTACAGCTAATAGCTGcttttcataaaactgtagcagctacagctgctaGCTACTAAAATTcgtagttagctacaaaaaaAGTAGTGCGCTACTTTGCTACTCCCCCATCTCTGGTaataccttttttttgtttgagcaTCAGACTTGCACGATTATCAGTTATAGCCAACCAGAGTGTCATAACACTTTTTGAAATTACGATTTGTATTAATTACAGTCTTATTCAAGTAGCTTTGTAGTTCATTGTATTTATTAAGTCATTATCTTTCTTTCTGGAATCAGCATTCTTTCCAGACACTGCCCTCATGCTCATGCACTTCCTCAGCAACCCCACGTCATACCATCTACCTCTCCATGTCCACTGAGATCTGGTATCTCGGGTAAGTTCTTTGAAACGTGCCCTTGTATAATGGCAGTCTTTCTCCCTAGAAGAGTAGAAagtgacattttatttcatacacTGATTTGGTTGCCAACCTTTAAGGTAATTTATAACTTGTTTTGCATCTCCCAGTTCTTTATGGAAAGGTTTGTGCAGTCACATGTTCCAAAGGTGAGGGAAGAAAGGGTACGAGAGGATCTGGATCAAAAAGCTCTACCAATCAAGAAAAGAACGTTGCGTCTCAGCGCTCTaccagaaagagaaaaggtgtGAATGAGGAGCCGTTGTCCACTCAGTCTCAGCAGTCACAGTCAGACTCTGACTCCTCCTCTCCTACCGGCAGTGCATCAAGTGACATGCATGCTTCCACAAGCAAAGAAAAGCAGGCTGGGAAACAGAAGCCTGGCAGGAAAAGGAAAGGAGGTGCAAAAAAGAAGGCTACTCGACAAGCAGTAGTTGAAAATGAGGACgaggacaaagagaaagaagaggaagctGAACAGGGGAGTCAAGTGAAAATGGCTGTTGATGTGGAAGAGTCGCTTGAAATGGGGACTGATGAAGAGGCAAAAGCAAGTCCTCATCAAGGAGATGTAGGAGTAGATATGGATGTAGGCTCAGATTCAGTTGATCATAGTGGAGATGAGTTGAAAAAGGACACTGAGGATCAAGTGAATCCAATAGAGAGTGAACCTGACTCACCTCTCTTCAAACAAAGTGATGAggaaacaaagacagagaatgACGACAGTCAGGACGATCAGATATCCTCTCAAGAGAAGCCGGATTGTTCTGAAGAGGAGGCACCTGAGATAGAACCTGCAGAGCCTGAGAGAGAACCATCTGTTGAAAAGGAAGACCATCTCTCTCCTGCCTGTGCAGAGCAGATAAATGTGGCAGAATCTGGTGACTCCTCTGACAGTTTAACTGCCCAACCTGAGGATGATTtgactactgcagcagtgagCTCTTCAGACAATATAACTGATTGGAAACCAGAATCTGAAGCTCCAGAAGAGCCAGATGGATGTGACAGTGTAACAGATGAGGTCTGCAAACTTCCTCCATCTGGCAGCTGCTCACCTGAACATACAGCTGATAACTGTTCTATAAAAGATCAAGATCTTCAGGTGACTTCAGAGACAAAGCAAGAGGGTTCTCTGGACATAAGTGGCCATCAAGATAACACTGATTCCATTCCTATGGACTGTGACTCACCTGGCTCCGACAACACTTCCCTTCTTCCTGAGGTTTCTGAGAGTAATAGTGTTGCTCCTGTGCCTCAGATCTCTGCTGCTGATCAAAACTCCAGTCAGGACAAAGAAGAGAAGAACCAGGCACATGAGCCAAAGTCTGAGCCTTCAAAAGACCAGAGAGGCTCAGACAGGAGAGATGGCCGGCAGCGCAAGTCTCGTTTCCACTCGCCCACAACTACTTGGTCCCCTAAGAGGGAGTCTAGAGGGGAAGGGTCGCGGAGATCCCGGTCAAGGGATCGTGATCGCAGTCGTAATGCAAGCTCACCGCCCAGGGGTCGAGGCCGTGACCACGAAAGTGACCGAGGTAGCTCTAGGCGGAATCGCAGCAGAGACCGGCGAAGCCGGAGGCGATCTCGTAGTCGTTCTAGAAGTCGCTCAAGATCACGCTCAAGGTCGAGAAACAGGCCAAATCGCCGAAGTCTATCTCCAGAACGCATTGATCAAGGGGCACAGTCACCACGGAAAAGAGATTCTTGGGGAGGCGAAGGCTGGCGGGGTGCGCGTACCTACCGCAACTCCAGCTggaggaacaatgcagagaGACACAATCAGTTTTCAGCAAGAGAGCCCAGCTCAGGCAACGGTAACTTCCAAGAGACCTCGCCAGACAGAGGTCAGTCTGAAAATCCACACTGGGTGAAGGAAAGGTCGTGGGGGAATGCTGACAGCAGGGAGCGCGAGCAGCGTTTGGAGGAGAATTCTGATGCTCCAGCAGACTCTTGGTCACGAGGAGGTTGGAACTTTGAACATGGGCGTGGCGGTGGACGTGGTCGGGGTGGGCAACGTAACTCTTTCTCAGGGATGACAAATAATGCAGGGAGTGACTCTTACAGTCGCTTTAATGAGAACAGACCCGGAGGGAAAAGGAAAGAGCCGGAGAGCTCTGATACACCTTTGGATCGGTCAGGTTGGTCCTCTGCTTCCAGCTGGGCAGTGCGCCGAACTCTGCCTGCTGATGTACAGAACTACTACTCGCGAAGAGAACGAGGGCCTGGGCCAGGTGGCAGCATCTGGAATAGACAAGAAGAGGACCAGCCAGCAGCTGGTTTCTCCAAACAAACAGGTATGTTTTTGctagaaatgtgttttttatttattagttacATGTATGTATGATATTATTCCAAAGATTGAGCGTATTAGCTCACTTGTTTACATGTGCTCTTAATTTTATTCTAATATGATCACTGAGTTATCATTAAGGTCAGAATATGAATCTGATCTAGAAGTACATACAAAGGTAGCTGAGATCTGATTTCAGATGTGACTCCCACAGCTTTGAAAACATCATAAAGCTTTTTTTGTCTAATGTGACACAGATCTGGTCACTTAAATATTAGCAGCAAGGTTTAAGTCTGTGGTACTCAGTACTGGTCAGGATAGTTTTGTTGTCCATTATTATGTGTACTTAGCCATGTCCACATAatttaaacttttatttcagaTCCTCCACAGAGTGAGCCAAGTACCCATCTACCTAATGAAGCAGTACCAGCCCCACCTGCTGTAATGCCCCACCAACTCAATGCAATGGGAGTCTTGCGCTACCCAGTGGGGCCACTGGGGCCACGAGTCCCTACTGTCGGTCTTCAGCCCCCTCCATTTGCCATGCCCCCTCAGATACCTGTACACCTGCATCCGCCAGGACCTCCTCTACCCATACCTTCCATAGCTGTGCAGAGTCTGCCACCGCCCCCTCCACCACCTCCCCCCGTACAGCAGGGCAGCCTTACTGTTCTGCCAGCTGAAAGCCTCCCTCAGGTTGGTTATCCATATACTGTTGGTCTTTCCAGACTTTTGTTTCTGCCTCATTTTTGTTGTGGTGGTAGAGGCATAGCTTAACGTTACATGGTCGTGGTGGACTGAAGTAAAATGGCTGTTGGGAACTGTATAGgatttgaatgtgtgtgtgtgtgtgcctttccCCAGGTCATTACAAGTTTCGCTGTGCCAGCAAAAGTCCCCTTGAAAGTGACAGCAAACAAGGCAGCACCACTGCAGGCTCAGCCTACCAGCACACCGAGTGTAGCCCAGCCATCTTCCACTACTCAACCCCCGTCTCACAGCAAAGCCCATGCAGACAGCTCCAAGAAAGAAAAGGTAAGTGGTTTCGGTTCAGGTCTTCTGTGGGCATGTACCGCTATAAATTTTTTAGCATGATTATTGCCTAACCTTTCACAATAATTTTATGATTGTGTTTATAAAATCTTTGTGTGCCAAATGTTCAACtgaataatcattttaaataaaaaaaaaaaaggaagccCACATAATGGTACTTACTAGGTATCATTATCATACGAGATTATTTGCAGTTAAGACTTAACTTGAGAGCCTTAATGTAGAGCATAGAGACCTTTTACCGAAAGCTGTGGAGCTGACATTGCTTTATGTTGGAGCATAGAACATGCTGCTACTTACTACCTGTGACATTGCAGATTATCAAGAACATGTGACACATATAGTTGCATAGCAGTGCTTAATGTTGCGTTCTGATTTCTGCTAGTGCATATTTGACATTGTCACATATACCCAAGCTTGGCTCAGTACAACACCTAGTCTACAGGTGGACTTTAACAAACAAAGCTGGTTACAGAGGTCCCAGTGACTTTTTGTGCTTTGTATGTTCCTGTTGTGCAgtgaattcttcagtaaatgttTCAGTTTTGAACTTAACTGAACTTACTGGATTTGCCTAGTAGCCTGTTTTCAGTCTgctgagctgctttttaaacaaaaccagGCTATGTTGTGACTGTTTACGAGCTCTGCTCAGAGAAACGAATGTATTGCATAATCAGAGCACGGCAGTGTAGTGGGAGCGTCTGGAAATAGAGCTGATCTGCTCATCTAAAACTCTATGGTAAAAATTGCATCGACTGCATTTCTAGGTGTCCACAATAACGCTTCTGTGCATGTTTAATATCATGGTATACTAAATTACCAGATACTCGCATGTTTAGTCGTAAACCAGAAAGCTAGTTTTACTTTAAGTGGTGTTCTGTCAAACTTGACATTGAATTATGACACAGAAATTACAGATTCAGGAAAGAGCCATCACTGAGGTGAAAGCAGCCATCAAGCCATACTATCAGAAGAAGGATATCACCAAGGAAGAATACAAAGAGATTGTACGCAAAGCTGTAGAAAAAGTAAGTGAGCATTTGTTTTACTGTCTCTCTGCAGGTTAAGTTTGATGTGCAGGTGGCAAGTCCTTGAGTAACTGAGATAAGCGCactaaatggccaaaagtatgtggacgtgctgtttgtttattaggCTTGGCTATTTCAGCCACAACTGCTGCCATCAAGTACATAATATCAAATGTACAGCAATACAGACTCTAGTCAACCCTGGCAGCAGAATGGGTTGTGCTGAAgagagctcagtgaatttcagcATGACGGCGTCATAAAATGCCACCTTTCCAAAAAGTCAGTTGAACAACCTCACAGAACTGAACCACAGAGTGCTGAAGGACACTTTGTGTAAAAATTGCACGTGGCTAAACTGCTTCCGTCTGCTCAAGAACTCTAGTGCTGAAAGCTTCATAGATGAATTGGTGTAAAGAACACGGCTATTAGTCTCTGGACATGTGGAAGTGCTTTCTCTGGAgcgatgaatcacacttctctctctGGCAGCCTGATGTCTTAATGTCATATTAATGGCCTTGGTTTTTGGAGTGAGCCATTTGGCAAACTCCTACTAATGAGATGGTTGGAAGACCATATTTTGGCCATTTAGTGTATGTAGGCTAAGTGTTATGATGTATCCACCTGCCACTCTTTCAGTTGTGGGTGGAAGGACCATACAGGTCCTGACATATTTGGTGCTCATGGAGAAACATGGTATGTAGCTCTGAAACACATATGTTATCGGACAGGTTAtgaagtttaaaaaacaaacagtatatTGTCTTGGATGGAATTAGCTCTCCCAGTAAAATTGATAATTTTATAGATCATATTGCTATTTGTAGACACCAGAGTGTCTCAAGGCTGCAGATACATTTGAGTTGTCAGTTAATTAGGCACCCTCCTTAACCTTTGTACAAGTTGTACCTTCCAGTCTGTCGTATATCACGTGACTCCGCTGTGTGGTACAAATGAGGCAGACCAGCGTTTCTAGCATTATTCACCGTTCCATTGAGCTGTGGAATGGGCAAAACGGGTAACTTTGAATGTGACATCATAGCTTTCAAACAGCGAACATTCTGCGTCTTTCACGCGCAAACATTTCAAGGTCTTACTAAGAATAGTgtgaaaaaacaaagcagtttgTGGATCAAAGGGTGTTGAAGGCTTGCCCAGCAAACAGACCAGCTGCAGAAATCGCATCCAAATTCAACATCGGTGTGCAAAACTTCATGGCAGAACATGCCACTTCTCAGACTTTGTCCTGAATGGGGTACAACTTGTCATACCAACGACCAGGACTGTGTCTGGTGGTGATGCCAGTGAAATGTACACGGGTTCTTGAGTACTCAGTTCATTATTCGAGTTGCTAGTATTGAAATACTGAAGTCACTTATTCAGGTATTTAGTATGTTCCAACATGGGAAGACAGAAAACATACAGACCAACTGGTCAGCCAGATGGTAATTTTATGttcaacagtacagtaaaatgtGATGAGTTTGCTCCTCAAACACAAGTGTCTTGTCTTGCACGCGTTGCCAAGGACATGCATTGTTAAGGAAGTGGCTGATAAGGCAGAGACTGCGTGTCCTGGTGCGACTAGTGCTACTTTAGCTGGCATTAGGGAGGTCCAGAAACGGTGAGAATATATTTATCTGTCAAACTATTTTGTGTTATTAGCTCTAGTTTAATAGCTTATTAACTCAGGAGGAATCCTGTTACTCCTCCAACATGAAACCAGATTTTCTTTAGTTATTTCAGGAACCAGTACTTTCACCTGAAAAGGTGAGCTTATATTTTCAACCAGTCTTTTTTTTGCCCTCCACCATGCAGTTAACGTTTTTCTGTTCATTATCCCTTACGGATACTCAAATGTAGAAGTcagtcagaatgcacatccctacTGCAAAGGAGCATCAAAACTGGACAGTTGAGGAGAAGATAGAAGTGTTACCTGATTGGACACACTCGCATTGCTTATACA
This window encodes:
- the scaf11 gene encoding protein SCAF11 isoform X1, whose translation is MPIGPRKGVQGVEDGSEDEENQRCPICLNVPRPAERAVPDSCSHIYCFSCILRWSQMVQVCPVDRRPFSAVCRQDPVLGFIKIPVKISSISNTDICSRENGQTVGGFSKEETIKMGAKEGKRAYAKPMLKRQIRDTDSSAQKKKKMKGERCHSQLLTQNVQPGLSAQQGATLNMLTQIITESVVSEEEPVDEEWRLCRRNMTEHQWLHVPVLTSSTHPASILSRHCPHAHALPQQPHVIPSTSPCPLRSGISVLYGKVCAVTCSKGEGRKGTRGSGSKSSTNQEKNVASQRSTRKRKGVNEEPLSTQSQQSQSDSDSSSPTGSASSDMHASTSKEKQAGKQKPGRKRKGGAKKKATRQAVVENEDEDKEKEEEAEQGSQVKMAVDVEESLEMGTDEEAKASPHQGDVGVDMDVGSDSVDHSGDELKKDTEDQVNPIESEPDSPLFKQSDEETKTENDDSQDDQISSQEKPDCSEEEAPEIEPAEPEREPSVEKEDHLSPACAEQINVAESGDSSDSLTAQPEDDLTTAAVSSSDNITDWKPESEAPEEPDGCDSVTDEVCKLPPSGSCSPEHTADNCSIKDQDLQVTSETKQEGSLDISGHQDNTDSIPMDCDSPGSDNTSLLPEVSESNSVAPVPQISAADQNSSQDKEEKNQAHEPKSEPSKDQRGSDRRDGRQRKSRFHSPTTTWSPKRESRGEGSRRSRSRDRDRSRNASSPPRGRGRDHESDRGSSRRNRSRDRRSRRRSRSRSRSRSRSRSRSRNRPNRRSLSPERIDQGAQSPRKRDSWGGEGWRGARTYRNSSWRNNAERHNQFSAREPSSGNGNFQETSPDRGQSENPHWVKERSWGNADSREREQRLEENSDAPADSWSRGGWNFEHGRGGGRGRGGQRNSFSGMTNNAGSDSYSRFNENRPGGKRKEPESSDTPLDRSGWSSASSWAVRRTLPADVQNYYSRRERGPGPGGSIWNRQEEDQPAAGFSKQTDPPQSEPSTHLPNEAVPAPPAVMPHQLNAMGVLRYPVGPLGPRVPTVGLQPPPFAMPPQIPVHLHPPGPPLPIPSIAVQSLPPPPPPPPPVQQGSLTVLPAESLPQVITSFAVPAKVPLKVTANKAAPLQAQPTSTPSVAQPSSTTQPPSHSKAHADSSKKEKKLQIQERAITEVKAAIKPYYQKKDITKEEYKEIVRKAVEKVCHSKSGEVNADKVANLVKAYVDKYKHVRKNKTDKN
- the scaf11 gene encoding protein SCAF11 isoform X2, which produces MPIGPRKGVQGVEDGSEDEENQRCPICLNVPRPAERAVPDSCSHIYCFSCILRWSQMVQVCPVDRRPFSAVCRQDPVLGFIKIPVKISSISNTDICSRENGQTVGGFSKEETIKMGAKEGKRAYAKPMLKRQIRDTDSSAQKKKKMKGERCHSQLLTQNVQPGLSAQQGATLNMLTQIITESVVSEEEPVDEEWRLCRRNMTEHQWLHVPVLTSSTHPASILSRHCPHAHALPQQPHVIPSTSPCPLRSGISVLYGKVCAVTCSKGEGRKGTRGSGSKSSTNQEKNVASQRSTRKRKGVNEEPLSTQSQQSQSDSDSSSPTGSASSDMHASTSKEKQAGKQKPGRKRKGGAKKKATRQAVVENEDEDKEKEEEAEQGSQVKMAVDVEESLEMGTDEEAKASPHQGDVGVDMDVGSDSVDHSGDELKKDTEDQVNPIESEPDSPLFKQSDEETKTENDDSQDDQISSQEKPDCSEEEAPEIEPAEPEREPSVEKEDHLSPACAEQINVAESGDSSDSLTAQPEDDLTTAAVSSSDNITDWKPESEAPEEPDGCDSVTDEVCKLPPSGSCSPEHTADNCSIKDQDLQVTSETKQEGSLDISGHQDNTDSIPMDCDSPGSDNTSLLPEVSESNSVAPVPQISAADQNSSQDKEEKNQAHEPKSEPSKDQRGSDRRDGRQRKSRFHSPTTTWSPKRESRGEGSRRSRSRDRDRSRNASSPPRGRGRDHESDRGSSRRNRSRDRRSRRRSRSRSRSRSRSRSRSRNRPNRRSLSPERIDQGAQSPRKRDSWGGEGWRGARTYRNSSWRNNAERHNQFSAREPSSGNGNFQETSPDRGQSENPHWVKERSWGNADSREREQRLEENSDAPADSWSRGGWNFEHGRGGGRGRGGQRNSFSGMTNNAGSDSYSRFNENRPGGKRKEPESSDTPLDRSGWSSASSWAVRRTLPADVQNYYSRRERGPGPGGSIWNRQEEDQPAAGFSKQTDPPQSEPSTHLPNEAVPAPPAVMPHQLNAMGVLRYPVGPLGPRVPTVGLQPPPFAMPPQIPVHLHPPGPPLPIPSIAVQSLPPPPPPPPPVQQGSLTVLPAESLPQVITSFAVPAKVPLKVTANKAAPLQAQPTSTPSVAQPSSTTQPPSHSKAHADSSKKEKIQERAITEVKAAIKPYYQKKDITKEEYKEIVRKAVEKVCHSKSGEVNADKVANLVKAYVDKYKHVRKNKTDKN